The following coding sequences are from one Carcharodon carcharias isolate sCarCar2 chromosome 13, sCarCar2.pri, whole genome shotgun sequence window:
- the LOC121285767 gene encoding troponin I, slow skeletal muscle-like — translation MSDQEEFEEEIIEEPEEPEEVIEPEPEPEPEPPKPAPPPKVAPPPRAPMVQKEAIVKRSCKISASRKLHLKILMLGKAKEDLEKEIAERNEEKEKFLAERVPPLNFSGLSLTDLQNLCKELHQRIEIVDEERYDFEFKAGKNSYEIHDLSLKILDLRGKFKRPTLRRVRVSADAMLRALLGSKHKVSMDLRANLKSVKKDDAEKERNVEVSDWRKNVEAKSGMEGRKKMFDAANQ, via the exons ATGTCTGATCA ggaAGAG TTTGAGGAAGAGATTATTGAGGAACCGGAAGAGCCTGAAGAAGTAATTGAGCCGGAGCCGGAGCCGGAGCCAGAGCCACCGAAACCGGCGCCTCCTCCTAAAGTTGCTCCACCGCCAAGAGCTCCAATGGTTCAGAAAGAGGCAATTGTCAAA AGAAGTTGTAAGATCTCAGCATCACGCAAGCTCCACCTTAAG ATTCTGATGCTGGGCAAAGCCAAAGAAGACCTAGAAAAAGAAATAGCTGAACGAAATGAAGAGAAGGAAAAATTCCTTGCAGAACGTGTACCTCCACTCAACTTCAGTGGCCTTTCTCTTACTGATTTGCAA AATTTGTGCAAAGAACTTCATCAGAGAATTGAGATTGTTGATGAAGAAAGGTATGACTTTGAGTTCAAAGCTGGCAAGAACAGCTATGAG ATTCATGATCTGTCCCTGAAAATTCTTGACCTTAGAGGGAAGTTTAAGCGACCCACTTTGCGCAGGGTCCGTGTTTCTGCTGATGCTATGTTGCGTGCCTTGTTGGGTTCCAAGCACAAAGTATCTATGGATCTGCGAGCCAACCTGAAGTCAGTCAAAAAGGATGATGCAGAAAAG GAACGTAATGTTGAGGTGAGCGACTGGCGTAAGAACGTGGAAGCCAAGTCGGGCATGGAGGGTAGAAAGAAGATGTTTGATGCTGCTAACCA ATAA